In the Pedobacter cryoconitis genome, TTTTTATTTTATCGATGATTGCGCTAGAAGAGTATCCCGGTAAAAAGCTTAATACCTGTACATTACCGCCATTTTCAATGACTTCTTTAGCGCCTGCAATTTCTTCTATTTTATAATCTCCTCCTTTAACCAGTACATCTGGCAAGACCTTTTTAATGAGTTCCAATGGGGTATCTTCATTAAAAAAGACCACTGCATCTATGAAAGACATCGAGCCTAAGATGACCGATCTGGTGATTTCATTGTTAACTGGTCTTAAAGGCCCTTTTAGTCTTTGTACAGAATCATCACTGTTCAAACCGATAATCAGAATGTCTCCTAAACTTGCAGCTTCAGTTAAGTAAGTAATATGCCCGGCGTGTAATAAATCAAAACAGCCGTTCGTAAATACAATTTTCTTGCCTTCTCCTTTCCAGTAATTTACCAGTGAATTGAGTTCAGTTAAAGAAACAATTTTTGGGCTTAAGGAATGATTGATACTCATGTTGACTAATTTAATATAAGTTATCTACTGCTTTACAAAAGATATGACCGATCAGAATATGCATCTCTTGTATACGTGCTGTAACATCGTTGGGTATAATAATGTTTAAATCACATAAATTATTCATCTGGCCGCCATCTCTTCCCGATAAACCTATTATTTTACAGCCTAGTTCTCTGGCAGTGTGGAGTGCCTGGATAATATTTGGACTGTTACCACTGGTTGATATCGCTATAAAAAGATCACCAGGGCGGGCAAAAGCCTCAACTTGTCTGGCAAATACTCTTTCAAAGCCGTAATCATTACTGATTGCCGTTAGGGCAGAAGTATCTACGGTTAAAGCTATTGCCGGTAAGGCTTTACGGTCTTTAACATATCTTCCTGTTAATTCTGCAGCAATATGCTGGGCATCAGCAGCACTTCCGCCATTGCCTGCAATTAATACTTTTCCTCCGGCAAGAACAGTGTCTGTCAGTAATTTGCAGCCGCTTTCGATTTCAGGGACCAGTTTGGCAATAACCTGGTCAATTGTATTTTTATGATGATTAAGTTCTTCTAATACCATTAGTTTATTATTTTGATGGCGGCTAAAATTTCATCAACCGTTGTAGTGGCGCTGCCAATGTGTTTAATGACAATGGAAGCTGCATAATTTGAAATATGGCAGGCTTCTTCTACCGTAAGACCTAAAGTTAAGCAGTAAGCCAGTGTCGCAATCACAGTATCTCCGGCACCGGTAACGTCGTAAACTTCAGTTGCCCTGACCGGTAAAATCTGATGGTTATCTGGTGTAATAATAGCTATTCCTCCTTCAGAAAGCGTCACAATTAAATAGGCAGCATGGGTCGTGTCAAAAATGACTTCAGCTGCCTTAACCAATTCTTCAGCGCTGTGTATTT is a window encoding:
- the rfaE2 gene encoding D-glycero-beta-D-manno-heptose 1-phosphate adenylyltransferase — its product is MSINHSLSPKIVSLTELNSLVNYWKGEGKKIVFTNGCFDLLHAGHITYLTEAASLGDILIIGLNSDDSVQRLKGPLRPVNNEITRSVILGSMSFIDAVVFFNEDTPLELIKKVLPDVLVKGGDYKIEEIAGAKEVIENGGNVQVLSFLPGYSSSAIIDKIKKS
- the gmhA gene encoding D-sedoheptulose 7-phosphate isomerase — encoded protein: MVLEELNHHKNTIDQVIAKLVPEIESGCKLLTDTVLAGGKVLIAGNGGSAADAQHIAAELTGRYVKDRKALPAIALTVDTSALTAISNDYGFERVFARQVEAFARPGDLFIAISTSGNSPNIIQALHTARELGCKIIGLSGRDGGQMNNLCDLNIIIPNDVTARIQEMHILIGHIFCKAVDNLY